The proteins below come from a single Sporolituus thermophilus DSM 23256 genomic window:
- the ilvD gene encoding dihydroxy-acid dehydratase: MRQKCQDARKLWAQVDALRLGMNWSEEDTEKPHILVDDVFGESHPGSFHLDMLSEEAAIGIYEAGGKPARHHVTDICDGWGQGHDGMNYILASREVIADMVELHASVIPWDGMVLISSCDKSIPAHLMAAARVDIPTIHIPGGSMRSGPGITTSGLAGPISAKAKKGQIADAEIRNYKLTGCPSCGACQFMGTASTMQCMAEALGLALPGSALLPATFTEIRRIARLAGRQVVRLAEQGITAAKILTKDAFVNAIKVHAAIGGSTNALIHLPAIAHELGMTIEPEMFDQASREIPYLANVQPSGQYVTELFWFAGGIPLVQWYIKDHLNLDVMTVTGKTLGENLEQLWQDGFFDRCHQHLKTFGLSPDDVIRPVSKAKQYGSIAILKGNIAPDGAVIKYSAVVPSMHRHTGPAAVFDSEEAAQQAIIAGKIKPGDVVIIRYEGPRGSGAPEMFMTTDAIVFDEALNGTVALVTDGRFSGATRGPCVGHVSPEAAEGGPLALVEDNDLIEINIPGRELNLVGVGGERKSPAEIATILAARKAAWRAPERPLRKGILKQFTEKAASLMAGAYTK, translated from the coding sequence ATGCGGCAAAAATGCCAAGACGCCAGGAAACTGTGGGCCCAGGTGGACGCGCTGCGGCTGGGGATGAATTGGTCGGAGGAAGATACCGAAAAGCCGCATATTTTAGTGGACGATGTCTTTGGTGAAAGCCACCCTGGCAGTTTTCACCTCGACATGCTCAGCGAAGAGGCGGCGATCGGCATTTATGAGGCCGGCGGGAAACCGGCCCGGCACCATGTCACCGATATCTGCGACGGTTGGGGCCAGGGCCATGACGGCATGAACTACATATTGGCGTCGCGCGAGGTAATCGCCGACATGGTGGAGCTGCACGCCTCGGTAATACCCTGGGACGGCATGGTCCTTATCTCCAGCTGCGATAAGTCGATACCCGCCCATCTAATGGCGGCCGCCCGGGTAGATATTCCCACTATTCATATTCCCGGCGGCTCGATGCGCAGCGGGCCGGGGATAACCACCTCCGGCCTGGCCGGGCCGATATCGGCCAAAGCCAAAAAGGGCCAAATTGCCGACGCTGAGATCCGCAACTATAAACTTACGGGCTGCCCATCGTGCGGCGCCTGTCAGTTCATGGGGACGGCCAGCACCATGCAGTGTATGGCGGAAGCGCTGGGGCTGGCGCTGCCGGGCAGCGCTTTGCTGCCGGCGACGTTTACCGAAATTCGCCGCATTGCCCGACTAGCGGGCCGCCAGGTTGTCCGGCTGGCTGAGCAGGGAATCACCGCGGCCAAGATCCTTACCAAGGACGCTTTTGTCAACGCCATTAAAGTGCACGCGGCCATCGGCGGCAGTACCAACGCCCTGATTCATCTGCCGGCCATTGCCCATGAGCTGGGGATGACCATTGAGCCTGAAATGTTTGACCAGGCGAGCCGGGAAATCCCCTATCTGGCCAACGTGCAGCCCAGCGGCCAGTACGTGACCGAGCTGTTCTGGTTCGCCGGGGGCATCCCGCTGGTACAGTGGTATATTAAGGATCACCTTAACCTGGATGTCATGACCGTAACCGGCAAGACGCTTGGGGAAAACCTTGAGCAGCTCTGGCAGGACGGCTTCTTTGACCGGTGCCACCAGCATCTTAAAACGTTTGGCCTTTCCCCTGACGATGTTATCAGACCGGTAAGCAAAGCCAAACAGTACGGTTCGATCGCGATCCTGAAAGGCAATATCGCTCCCGACGGTGCGGTGATCAAATATTCGGCCGTTGTTCCGTCGATGCACCGCCACACCGGGCCGGCGGCCGTGTTTGACAGCGAGGAAGCGGCGCAGCAAGCGATTATTGCCGGGAAGATTAAACCCGGCGACGTGGTCATCATCCGCTACGAAGGGCCACGAGGCTCAGGGGCGCCGGAAATGTTTATGACAACCGACGCGATCGTCTTTGACGAAGCATTGAACGGCACTGTCGCCCTGGTAACCGACGGCCGCTTCTCCGGGGCGACGCGGGGGCCGTGCGTCGGCCATGTTTCCCCGGAGGCCGCGGAGGGCGGACCGCTGGCCCTAGTGGAAGACAATGACCTGATCGAAATCAATATTCCGGGGCGAGAGCTTAACCTTGTCGGTGTCGGCGGGGAAAGAAAGTCGCCGGCGGAAATTGCCACTATCCTGGCCGCCCGCAAGGCTGCCTGGCGAGCTCCCGAGCGTCCGCTCCGGAAAGGTATTCTTAAACAATTTACGGAAAAGGCCGCTTCCTTGATGGCCGGTGCCTATACAAAGTGA